A section of the Sphingomonas ginsenosidivorax genome encodes:
- a CDS encoding Fur family transcriptional regulator, protein MATVHKHREPQGDDLTTAARTALEKSGEQWTAMRASVFGALAGFDKPASAYDIAEAVSKVEGRRVAANSVYRILDLLVAANVARRVESANAYVANAHPDCIHDCIFLVCDKCGQTTHIDDDPVTQGVRRAAEAAGFAPVRPVIEVRGVCAACAG, encoded by the coding sequence ATGGCAACAGTGCACAAACACCGCGAACCGCAGGGCGACGACCTGACCACCGCCGCGCGGACCGCGCTCGAGAAATCGGGCGAGCAATGGACCGCGATGCGTGCGAGCGTGTTCGGCGCGCTCGCCGGGTTCGACAAGCCGGCCAGCGCCTATGACATCGCCGAGGCGGTCTCGAAGGTGGAAGGGCGCCGCGTCGCCGCGAACAGCGTCTACCGGATCCTCGACCTGCTGGTGGCGGCAAACGTCGCGCGGCGGGTCGAAAGCGCCAACGCCTATGTCGCCAACGCACACCCCGATTGCATCCACGATTGCATCTTCCTCGTCTGCGACAAATGCGGCCAAACCACGCATATCGACGACGACCCCGTCACGCAGGGCGTCCGCCGCGCGGCCGAAGCGGCAGGATTCGCGCCGGTCCGCCCGGTGATCGAGGTCCGCGGCGTCTGCGCAGCGTGCGCGGGGTGA
- a CDS encoding COX15/CtaA family protein: protein MLQPSAAFIKVRPRAVAIWLFAVAAMIVGIVVVGGITRLTNSGLSITEWKPITGIVPPLTAAQWQAEFANYQRIPEYTQLNSGMTLDGFKAIFFWEYLHRALARTIGLAFAVPLIWFAIRKRIPAGYGWRLTALLSLGALQGAIGWWMVSSGLAVRTDVSHIRLAVHLMTALVTLAGIVWTALDLIALHRSPLAAPARLATPAIVALALLFVQLVYGAFTAGLDAGYAFASWPLMGDALFPAGAPMLSPGWTNAVDNPVVVQFIHRWFAFAAAAGLLWLAVAATKAGSQAGFWVVGLVTLQVMLGIATLMTGVQIHVAVSHQANAALLLVSAVFAAHAIGRPAHG, encoded by the coding sequence ATGCTCCAGCCCAGCGCCGCCTTCATCAAGGTCCGTCCCCGTGCCGTCGCGATCTGGCTGTTCGCGGTCGCGGCGATGATCGTCGGCATCGTCGTCGTCGGCGGGATCACCCGGCTGACCAATTCGGGCCTGTCGATCACCGAATGGAAGCCGATCACCGGCATCGTTCCCCCGCTGACCGCGGCGCAGTGGCAGGCCGAGTTCGCCAACTACCAGCGCATTCCCGAATATACCCAGCTCAACAGCGGCATGACGCTCGACGGGTTCAAGGCGATCTTCTTCTGGGAATATCTCCATCGCGCGCTGGCGCGGACGATCGGGCTCGCCTTCGCGGTGCCGCTGATCTGGTTCGCGATCCGCAAGCGCATTCCGGCCGGCTATGGCTGGCGGCTGACCGCCCTGCTGTCGCTCGGCGCGCTGCAGGGTGCGATCGGCTGGTGGATGGTGTCGTCGGGTCTCGCGGTGCGTACCGACGTCAGCCACATCCGCCTCGCCGTCCACCTGATGACCGCGCTGGTGACGCTCGCCGGGATCGTGTGGACCGCGCTCGACCTGATCGCGCTGCACCGCTCGCCGCTCGCGGCCCCCGCGCGGCTCGCGACTCCGGCGATCGTCGCGCTCGCGCTGCTGTTCGTCCAGCTCGTCTACGGCGCGTTCACCGCAGGGCTCGATGCGGGCTATGCGTTTGCGAGCTGGCCGCTGATGGGCGACGCGCTGTTCCCCGCGGGCGCGCCGATGCTGTCGCCCGGCTGGACCAACGCGGTCGACAATCCGGTGGTCGTGCAGTTCATCCACCGCTGGTTCGCATTCGCCGCCGCCGCCGGGCTGCTCTGGCTCGCAGTCGCCGCGACCAAGGCGGGCAGCCAGGCGGGCTTCTGGGTCGTCGGCCTCGTCACGCTGCAGGTCATGCTCGGGATCGCCACGCTGATGACCGGCGTGCAGATCCATGTCGCGGTCTCACACCAGGCGAACGCGGCGCTCCTGCTGGTTTCGGCGGTCTTCGCCGCGCACGCGATCGGCCGCCCAGCCCACGGGTAA